One Pochonia chlamydosporia 170 chromosome 5, whole genome shotgun sequence DNA segment encodes these proteins:
- a CDS encoding nnrS protein domain-containing protein, which yields MKTQSWLLLLACVVAQASPTVEENRRPDAPGQNIHKTGEPPAERTIFAVLSLIYMTVLSLLLGFRVGRQRNNGIWKRNITSMLVLGLFFIVMAFIISTTALVAGQGLDTGSLCNAVGLTCVVCYTLAKSIIYLFFIERIHVVRAPFFPRSRDWIYITCMILVFVIFVVQFTNTFLRRDSEMQQRDGRCHMGIWRVASIMLLTIDVVSGLGLTGLFFYLLHPVTKAHGSALAPAPGVSRSGAAGEAFMAENNRFESAIQRNIRILLRKSIIGGFLIVTPTIANMIQLVITEVHELAIICLSICMLDVTLNTVVVNWLTFGSSAEAERNLTRLTQDRMQTLQGQSSPPTTSSGGDGRDGELGLEIATHGLLREPAPQVAATSSASELDTSPG from the exons ATGAAGACACAATCATGGCTCTTGCTATTGGCTTGTGTTGTAGCTCAAGCCTCGCCAACGGTGGAAGAAAACCGCAGACCTGACGCTCCTGGTCAGAATATCCATAAAACCGGAGAACCACCCGCAGAACGTACTATATTTGCAGTCCTTTCTTTGATATACATGACAGTTCTGTCCTTACTACTAG GGTTCCGCGTTGGTCGACAGCGCAATAACGGAATATGGAAGCGAAACATCACGTCcatgcttgttcttggcctATTTTTCATCGTTATGGCGTTTATTATTAGCACCACAGCCCTAGTGGCCGGCCAGGGATTGGACACGGGCTCGCTCTGCAATGCGGTCGGTTTGACCTGCGTGGTCTGCTACACCTTAGCCAAAAGCATCAT CTatctcttcttcatcgagCGCATCCACGTCGTTCGTGCGCCTTTCTTTCCCCGAAGTCGCGATTGGATTTACATAACTTGCATGATCCTGGTCTTTGTTATCTTTGTTGTTCAATTCACCAACACGTTTCTTCGGCGAGATAGCGAGATGCAGCAGCGTGACGGGCGCTGCCACATGGGAATATGGAGGGTTGCGTCCATTATGCTTCTTACCATTGATGTAGTTAGCGGCTTAGGCTTAACCGGCTTGTTCTTCTACCTCCTTCATCCGGTAACCAAGGCTCATGGCTCAGCACTTGCGCCTGCGCCTGGCGTTTCCCGTTCTGGTGCGGCAGGGGAGGCATTCATGGCCGAGAATAACAGATTCGAATCGGCTATCCAGCGCAACATTCGAATACTACTACGGAAGAGTATTATAGGGGGCTTTCTTATTGTCACTCCGACCATCGCCAACATGATTCAGCTGGTCATCACAGAGGTGCATGAGTTAGCTATTATATGCTTGAGTATCTGCATGCTCGACG TGACATTGAACACAGTGGTAGTGAACTGGCTTACCTTTGGATCTAGTGCCGAGGCAGAGAGGAATCTGACCCGTTTGACACAAGATCGTATGCAAACTTTGCAAGGGCAATCCTCACCACCTACCACAAGCAGCGGAGGGGACGGGAGAGATGGAGAACTCGGACTCGAGATTGCTACGCATGGGCTGCTCAGAGAACCCGCACCGCAAGTTGCGGCCACGTCAAGTGCCAGTGAATTAGATACATCACCGGGGTAG
- a CDS encoding ABC multidrug transporter (similar to Neosartorya fischeri NRRL 181 XP_001267108.1): MAEPPESKELELKSPDPAAASVQPTSEERHDSPSDSDDKELHIDEKGAEREEEEHELGDVTKESNRNRLNVTKSVATDASVATGAPSTVLPPPAKPWYKQINPLRWGGIPAVPKERIVSREYTAGFFSKLTFQWMTPLMTTGYKRQLEKGDIWEVNPDRAVEPLTQKVKESFYRRVKNGEKNPLFWALHETFKFEFWLGGLCALITAVLQVIAPFTLRFLIQFATDAYIANVEGGPAPPIKNGIGLAIGVTAMQIFQAFGVSHFIYRGMMMGGQSRGVLIGFIYEKAMVISGRAKAGGTKASMMPEADDADEKEKGKESTTDDKSGKSKKKGKKGKKGMPEQDGLGWANGRIVNLMSVDTYRIDQASALFHMIWTSPVVCLITLVLLLVNLTYSALAGFALLVVGVPALTKAIQTLFRRRKAINKITDQRVSLTQEILQSVRFVKYFGWEKAFIARLGEFRAKEIYSIQVLLAIRNAINAVSMSLPIFASMLSFIVYSLSNHDLAPAKVFSSLALFNGLRIPLNLLPLVLGQVTDAWSSMKRIEEFLMQEEQEEDVIYRPDGANAVEMVDAAFTWERTATQDPDKGNIAGPGKDKKTAKEPKNAPKPSKPKTTTGNTEEDSASTLVEEREPFKLQDLNFEVKRNELVAVIGTVGSGKSSLLAALAGDMRKTNGDIVFGASRAFCPQYAWIQNTTLQNNITFGKDMDRDWYREVIRACALQADLDMLPNGDQTEIGERGITISGGQKQRLNIARAIYFDADVILMDDPLSAVDAHVGRHIFDNAILGLLKDKCRILATHQLWVLSRCDRIIWMDGGKIQAIDTFNNLMKDHKGFQALMETTAIEEKEEEPQAVAPVDLADERRKRQKNKKGAALMQQEEKPESSVPWSVYGAYVRASGSILNAPFIIIVLIISQGANIVTGLWLSWWTSNKFGYSTGEYIGIYAALGVVQALLMFIFSVTLSILGTNSSKVMLRDAVQRVLRAPMSFFDTTPLGRITNRFSRDVDVMDNNLTDAIRMYFFTLAMVTAVFALIIAYFHWFAIALVPLYCLFILSASYYRASAREVKRFESVLRSNVFAKFGEGLSGVASIRAYGLKTRFINELRSSINEMNGAYYLTFSNQRWLSVRLDMVGNALVFTVGILVVTSRFSVNPSIGGLVLSYILSIVQMLQFSIRQLAEVENGMNAVERLQYYGSQLEEEAPLHTVDVRESWPEKGEIIFNNVEMRYRENLPLVLQGLSMHIRGGERIGIVGRTGAGKSSIMSTLFRLVEISAGSITVDGINISTIGLYDLRSRLAIIPQDPTLFHGTIRSNLDPFSEHTDLELWSALRQADLVPADASMDDRKTDPSRLHLDTVVEEDGLNFSLGQRQLMALARALVRGSQIIVCDEATSSVDMETDDKIQNTMATGFKGKTLLCIAHRLRTIIGYDRICVMDAGQIAEMETPLALWQQGGIFRSMCDRSGIRMEDIQGAKDGLAALDAGPSN; encoded by the exons ATGGCTGAGCCGCCGGAGAGTAAAGAGCTGGAGCTCAAATCTCCGGACCCTGCAGCGGCATCAGTCCAACCCACCAGCGAGGAGCGTCATGATTCTCCTTCCGACTCTGACGACAAAGAGCTACATATCGACGAAAAGGGCGCTGAGcgtgaagaggaagagcaTGAATTAGGCGATGTCACGAAAGAGTCAAATCGAAACCGTTTAAATGTCACAAAAAGCGTTGCGACTGATGCCAGTGTTGCTACTGGTGCGCCTTCAACAGTTCTACCCCCACCCGCCAAACCTTGGTACAAACAAATAAACCCGTTGCGATGGGGAGGAATTCCGGCTGTTCCCAAGGAACGAATTGTGTCACGCGAGTATACCGCAGGCTTCTTCAGCAAGTTGACGTTTCAATGGATGACACCTCTTATGACT ACTGGCTACAAGCGACAGCTGGAAAAAGGCGATATTTGGGAGGTAAATCCGGACCGAGCTGTTGAACCACTCAcccaaaaagtcaaagaatCGTTCTACCGTCGTGTCAAAAACGGCGAAAAGAACCCTCTGTTCTGGGCACTACACGAAACCTTCAAATTTGAATTCTGGTTAGGTGGTTTGTGTGCGCTCATTACCGCCGTTTTGCAGGTCATCGCTCCATTTACGCTCCGGTTTCTCATCCAATTTGCCACAGATGCGTACATCGCCAACGTTGAAGGAGGCCCTGCGCCGCCGATCAAAAATGGCATCGGTCTCGCTATTGGCGTCACTGCCATGCAAATTTTTCAGGCATTCGGTGTGAGCCACTTCATTTATAGGGGAATGATGATGGGTGGTCAGAGCAGAGGTGTTCTCATTGGCTTCATCTATGAGAAAGCCATGGTCATTTCTGGCAGGGCAAAAGCAGGCGGCACCAAAGCTTCGATGATGCCTGaagcagatgatgctgatgagaaggagaagggTAAGGAGAGCACTACAGACGACAAGAGCGgcaaatccaagaagaagggcaagaagggaaagaagggaATGCCTGAGCAGGATGGCCTCGGCTGGGCGAATGGACGCATCGTCAACTTGATGAGTGTTGACACGTACCGTATCGATCAGGCGTCCGCCCTTTTCCATATGATCTGGACCTCTCCCGTTGTTTGTCTGATCACCTTGGTATTGCTGCTCGTCAACTTAACATACAGCGCCTTGGCGGGATTTGCCCTTCTCGTTGTTGGTGTCCCAGCGCTCACAAAGGCTATCCAAACTTTGTTCCGTCGACGCAAAGCTATCAACAAAATCACTGATCAACGTGTTTCTTTGACTCAGGAGATTCTCCAATCTGTGCGATTCGTGAAGTATTTTGGTTGGGAAAAGGCCTTCATCGCCCGTCTTGGCGAGTTCCGCGCCAAGGAGATCTACTCGATTCAAGTCCTACTGGCTATTCGAAACGCCATCAATGCCGTTAGCATGTCATTGCCCATCTTTGCATCTATGCTCTCGTTCATCGTGTACTCGCTATCAAATCACGATTTGGCACCTGCCAAGGTCTTCTCGTCTTTGGCCCTGTTCAATGGTCTGCGCATACCCCTTAACTTACTGCCCCTAGTTTTGGGTCAAGTCACCGACGCGTGGTCGTCCATGAAACGTATCGAAGAGTTTTTGATGCaagaggagcaagaagaagatgtcATTTATAGACCAGACGGGGCGAACGCGGTCGAGATGGTTGATGCGGCGTTCACCTGGGAGAGAACAGCTACTCAGGACCCTGATAAAGGCAACATTGCTGGCCCaggcaaagacaagaagactGCGAAGGAACCTAAGAATGCACCCAAACCCTCGAAGCCTAAAACTACTACAGGAAACACCGAAGAAGACTCTGCAAGCACATTGGTCGAGGAGCGAGAGCCATTTAAACTCCAAGATTTGAACTTTGAGGTCAAACGAAACGAGCTCGTCGCCGTCATTGGGACCGTCGGCAGCGGCAAAAGTTCTCTTCTCGCTGCTTTAGCTGGAGATATGCGCAAAACCAACGGAGATATTGTTTTTGGGGCTTCCCGAGCATTTTGTCCTCAGTACGCTTGGATTCAGAACACTACTCTTCAGAACAACATTACCTTTGGAAAGGACATGGATCGTGACTGGTACCGTGAAGTCATCAGAGC ATGCGCTCTCCAAGCTGACTTGGACATGCTTCCTAACGGTGACCAGACCGAAATCGGCGAACGAGGCATCACGATTTCCGGCGGTCAAAAGCAGCGTCTCAACATTGCTCGTGCCATCTACTTTGATGCCGATGTTATTCTCATGGATGATCCCCTTAGTGCGGTGGATGCACACGTCGGGCGGCATATCTTCGACAATGCGATCCTGGGCTTACTGAAGGATAAGTGTCGCATCCTAGCCACGCATCAACTTTGGGTCCTCAGCCGTTGTGACAGAATTatatggatggatggcggCAAAATTCAGGCAATTGATACTTTCAACAATTTGATGAAGGATCACAAGGGTTTTCAAGCTCTCATGGAAACCACTGCCATAGAggaaaaagaggaagaacCCCAAGCTGTTGCTCCCGTTGACCTCGCAGACGAGCGCAGGAAACgccagaagaacaagaaaggAGCCGCTCTTATGCAGCAAGAAGAGAAACCCGAATCAAGCGTGCCCTGGTCTGTCTATGGGGCATATGTGCGCGCGTCTGGTTCAATCCTGAATGCTCCATTCATCATTATTGTTCTGATTATTTCGCAAGGCGCCAACATCGTAACGGGTCTTTGGCTTTCGTGGTGGACATCAAACAAATTCGGCTATTCTACCGGCGAATACATCGGCATCTATGCTGCACTTGGTGTTGTCCAAGCTCTTCTCATGTTCATCTTTTCCGTAACGCTATCAATACTGGGAACGAACTCCAGCAAAGTCATGTTGCGCGACGCCGTTCAACGTGTACTGCGCGCCCCAATGTCCTTCTTCGATACCACACCCCTCGGCCGCATCACGAATCGCTTTTCCCGGGATGTGGATGTCATGGACAACAATCTAACAGACGCTATCCGAATGTACTTTTTTACACTAGCCATGGTTACGGCTGTTTTTGCCCTCATCATCGCCTACTTCCACTGgtttgccatcgccttggTTCCCCTTTACTGCctgttcatcttgtccgCATCATACTACAGGGCATCGGCCCGAGAAGTAAAGCGATTTGAATCAGTATTGCGATCCAACGTCTTTGCAAAATTCGGCGAAGGTCTCAGCGGAGTAGCATCTATCAGAGCGTATGGTCTCAAGACCCGATTCATCAATGAGCTTCGGAGTTCGATCAATGAGATGAACGGTGCGTACTATCTCACTTTTTCGAATCAGAGATGGTTATCTGTTCGTTTGGACATGGTCGGCAATGCGCTAGTATTCACCGTGGGCATCCTGGTTGTGACCTCGCGATTCAGCGTCAATCCATCCATTGGTGGTCTTGTGCTCAGCTACATTCTCTCAATTGTTCAAATGCTTCAGTTCTCTATTCGACAGCTGGCCGAGGTGGAAAACGGAATGAACGCTGTGGAGCGCTTGCAGTACTATGGCTCGCAGctcgaagaagaagccccTCTACATACCGTTGACGTACGTGAGAGCTGGCCAGAGAAGGGTGAAATTATCTTTAATAACGTCGAGATGAGATATCGCGAGAACCTTCCACTGGTCCTACAAGGGCTGTCCATGCACATCCGCGGTGGAGAGCGTATCGGTATCGTTGGTAGAACGGGAGCGGGAAAGAGCTCCATCATGAGCACCCTATTCCGCCTTGTCGAAATTTCTGCCGGCAGCATCACCGTCGACGGCATCAATATCTCCACAATTGGTCTTTACGACCTTCGTTCTCGTCTTGCCATTATCCCACAGGATCCAACTCTCTTCCACGGCACCATCCGCAGCAATCTCGACCCCTTCAGTGAGCATACCGACCTAGAGTTATGGTCAGCCCTTCGTCAAGCCGATCTCGTTCCCGCCGACGCATCAATGGATGACCGCAAGACCGATCCATCCCGACTTCATCTCGACactgttgttgaagaagatggcctCAACTTCTCTCTCGGTCAACGTCAACTCATGGCTCTAGCTCGCGCGCTCGTCCGCGGCTCTCAAATCATCGTTTGCGATGAAGCCACTTCGtctgtggacatggagactgACGACAAGATCCAAAATACCATGGCAACCGGTTTCAAGGGCAAGACCCTTCTATGTATTGCTCACCGTCTCCGCACCATCATTGGGTACGACCGCATTTGCGTCATGGACGCGGGTCAGATCGCAGAGATGGAAACCCCTCTTGCACTTTGGCAGCAAGGCGGAATCTTTAGAAGTATGTGTGACAGAAGCGGTATTCGAATGGAGGATATTCAGGGGGCTAAGGATGGTTTGGCTGCGTTGGATGCAGGACCAAGCAACTAG